ccgcatcttcggagatttccaagtacgccttgaacaatctttccatctccgccggtgagtacggtgtgcggacaccggcgcgagatggaggattcggcatttgggaaggggcgcgaggcctaggctccggtgtccacccgtagcgcccatcggaggcaccttgatcgtcgattgggtatggccggtagccactcggaacgcccgaatcttgggtgagaggaggggccgaatattccgtttccggactatgaaacggttgcgaaccgaaccattcggggttccaaccgtgagagccgcttgggttgtcgtcgttaccggacatagtggtgttgtagggtgtgagaggaagataaaaatggatatgagagattgatgatgagaattgtgtagtgaaagtgtgaattttttggagtgaaattgggggtatttatagatgaaagtgtgtatttttggggtaaaaaaaataaaaaaaaaattaaaaagtggggaaaaacggttataaacggatataattttttggggaagtgaaatttttttttttttttttatcgatttttttaataaaaatccgatttaaaaataaaaaataaaaaaatgtttgaaaccaacggctatgccgttggcgaatgggagaccgccacgtgtgcgtccgctggcacggacgtgctcgatacatcgagcagcgccgtgccagcggcgcggttgcagcggtggcggtccttcgccttgccgctggcacggacggcggtggcgccaaccgccaccgctgcggatgctctaagtatcTGTAATATGATGTGTTTTTTATCATTCACATATTTTTGGCTTTTGATATTCGGGTCCTCTCTTCTGATGCTTATAATAGCATAATACAAAACTAAGACTAAAAATATCCATTATAATATTTTGATCTAAAAATTTGTTAAAAAGGTATTAAAATACCTCAAACATATCGAGTACAAAATTTAGATATCATTGTTTAAGTGACCTCAAAGGTTCAACCTTAAAATTTTTGGTCCAAGTCCACTAAAGAAAACATACTAACAAAAAGTTAGAaagtataatactccctctgtcccaggCAGCGTTTCATATCCTGCacttattttagaaaaataataaaatataaaaagtaaagtaagagagaatattaTAGAGAAGTGCATtcgttttcaaaaaataataataataaatactccctttAACTAGTATTAATATTAACATGGAAAGGAAGAAGTAATAATTAACTATGATTTGAAAACTTAGAACTATACTCTAAATTACtggaaaaatagaaaataagagATTCAAATAACTTATCGTATTTTAAAATTCGCATCTTTAGCAAGAGTTAATTACTAGAACTATGAGGTGTAGGAACATGACAAATAAAAATAAGCTACCTTcgtaaatttattaaaattatcagggcgtgttttttttacatttaattaatatcTCTATTACTAACTTACGTGaatctcatttttcattaataatatttttctaCCGTAGACAAAGGAAACatacttttaaaatttatacactccttatttgaaatttatctaataaagaaagtaaaaataatCTCCAAAACAAAGAATTCAGTCAACTTTCTAATATATTGTCATTCAAATTTCCTAAATAGTTAGATACTcaataataaaatactagtattattttatcattcatAATTTAGTAAGCAAATTTTAATATGGTAGACTTGTGATAAAACTCCGGTTGACTCGGGATTTCAACTCAgtgtttatttttcaaaaatcgaagaaagtaaaaacaaaaagagGAATGAGGCGAAAATAATAGGGCAAGAACAATTGGGTCGAGAATTTCAGCAGCTTCAATTCTTCACCACACCTACCGGAAATCTGCCGTCGCGATCGTTACACCGCCGTTTCAAACTCAAGGCATATCCATACTacctttctatttttttgatcGTCTCCTTAATTTCCTTACAATGATGAAATACGTGCTATGATCGCTCCTGTCGAGCTTTGGTTTTGTAGCCGCGGATTTGTTTAGGAGGATTAATTTTCTTTTGATCGGATTGCTTGTTCCTGCCGTTGCTGATCTGTAATGCTACATTTTCTTCATTAGGCGTATTCAAGCTGTTGATGCTCGCATTTGCTAGAATAGTGAAATTGTGATGTGTATATAGGATATAGTCTACTTTTGGTGAATTTATAAGAAATTGATGTTTGTGAATACTGTAACTTTTTTACTGGGGGAATATTATGTTGATTGTGTAAAGTTGCTTTTGTGGGGGAAGCGGAACCTTAATGTAAATGGacttgtgaaattattttaattatgtttttctGTTACCTTGCTTTAGATCTGtctagaacaacatcttttccttttttaagaTAGGTAAATTGTCTTGAGTTACATAAGAGTTAAGCTAGTGCTGTCTTATACTCTTATTAGGTAAGTTTAATAATATTGAACTAATAACTGAGGGTAGATAAATTCATGATGCTTGTATTTTTTCTGAAATCTGTTGGGTTTTCCTTTTCTTGTTTACATATAAACAGGTGGGGGAACGTTTGGGTAAGAATAGCTTGCTTTCATGGATCCAGTGACTGATGAGCAGTTAGACTATGGCGACGAAGAGTATGCAGGGAATCAAAAGATGCAATTTCATCAAGGTGGAGCTATACCTGCACTTGCTGAAGACGAAATGATTGGTGAGGATGATGAGTATGATGACCTCTATAATGATGTTAATGTTGGAGAGGGTTTCCTGCAAATGCAGCATTCTGAGACACAAGCGCCTCCTGTGGTAGCAAATAGTGGGTTTCAAAGTTCAAAAGCTAATGTTCCTGGAGCTCGAGTGGAAGGGGTGGCCTCGCAAGACGTGAACAGTGAAAGAGTTGCTAATGAAGGAAATTATGCTGCTGCTTCAGTTCAATTTCCTGATCAGAAGAGTAGCTTGCCAGCCTCTGGGGGCCAGACACAGATCATGGATGCCGGTCAAAGGGGGAGGCTCCCTGAAATGGCGAATAATTCTCAAGCAGCAAATCTGGGATATCAAGGATCGGAAAGTATGCCTCATAAGATTGCTGAAGATCGGTTGAACAGTTCAGAAAAAGTAATTGGTGAGCCTGCACAGTTGATGTATCCTAACATGGGTAACACAAAAGGTGTTCCGCAGATTCCACCTAATCAGATGAACTCTAATGCAAATGTTAATATAAACCGTTCAATGGATGACGAATATATGGTTAGGCCATCTGTAGAAAATGGAAATACAATGCTGTTTGTAGGAGAATTACATTGGTGGACAACCGATTCTGAGATTGAAAGTGTACTGATTCAGTTTGGGAAAGTCAAGGAGATTAAGTTTTTTGATGAAAGGGCTAGTGGTAAGTCCAAAGGTTATTGCCAAGTTGAATTCTATGATTCTGCTGCAGCCTCTGCATGTAAGGAAGGTATGAATGGTCACATTTTTAATGGGAGAGCTTGTGTGGTGGCATTTGCCACTCCACAGACCATAAGACAAATGGGTGCTTCATACACAAACAAGACACAGGGCCAGGCTCAGTCTCAGCCACAAGGAAGGAATCCTGTCAATGATGCAGCAGGTAGAGGTAATGGGGCCAATTATCCAAGTGGAGACACAGGGAGAAATTTTGGACGAGGCGGCTGGGCACGAGGGAACCAAGCACCAAACAGGGGTCCTGGATCAGGTCCTATGAGAGGAAGAGGGGGTATGGTAAACAAGAATATGATGGGGTATGCACCTGGTGCTGGTGGAGGAACTTACGGACAAGGGATTGCTGGCCCTGGTTTCGGTGGGCCTCCTGGTATGATGCCTCCTCAGGGCATGATGGGCCCTGGTTTTGACCTAGCATTTATGGGTCGCGGAGCTGGATATGGAGGCTTCTCAGGTCCTGGTAGTTTCCCAGGAATGATCCCTCCATTTCAAGCTGTTAATTCCATGGGGCTTCCTGGAGTGGCTCCTCATGTCAACCCAGCTTTTTTTGGTCGAGGAATGAACCCCAATGGAATGAGCATGATGGGGACTGCAGGAATGGTTGGACCTCATTCAGGAATGTGGAATGACACAAATATGGGTGGTTGGGGAGGTGAAGAACATGGCAGAGAGTCTAGTTATGGTGGAGAGGATAATGCATCAGAATATGGGTATGGCGAGGCTAGTCATGAGAAAGGTGTAAGGTCTAGTGCTGCTTCCCGGGAGAAGGAGAGAAATTCTGATCGTGACGGGTCTAGTGTTCCAGAGAAGCGGCATAGGGAGGAGAGAGAACATGATGGGGATAGATATGACAGGGACTCTAGACGCAGAGAAGAGAAGGATCGTTATCGAGACTATCGCCACAAAGATCGTGAATCGGGTTATGATGATGACTGGGATAAAGGACAGTCTTCGAGATCCCGCAGCAGATCTGGTGCAGTGCCTGAAGATGATCACAGGTCTCAATCTAGGGATGCTGACTATGGGAAACGGAGACGCATGCCATCTGAATGATGTGATGTCATGAGACTTCTGAATGTCTGACTGCTTCCACTATGATTTGCAATGTCATACTTGAATCCTATGAAGGATTGCCAGCTCTTTCTTGTTTATGTTGGTGTCATGTGCTGTGCGGCCTCCGGCTTCAATGAAGTAAGTGCCTTTACTAGAGGTTACTGGAAAGGACcgatttattttgttttaagttAGCTTTATTGAACTCAATTTGATGCTATGGTTATAACTTTGTGCTATAAACTTCAGTACCTTAAGTATTGTTCTATTGTGTATTTGCTTGATGCAGTGAAGGTGGCCCTACTGGCCGTTTATCTTTTGTGCATGGAAACACAATTTGACCTCTGAAGTTGCATTCTTAACTTTATATTAATAGATTGGTTTGTATTCCTACTTTCCTATTTATGAACCCTCCAAACTTGTATCAATAATACTGGTTGCACTGGTTGGTTGTAGGGCTATACGTTGTTTGAAATAGCTGACACTATGCTGAGTTTGTGGGCATGTTAAGttaagaaaatgaataaaaattttatCGTCTGATGTGTCAATGCTTAGTAATAGAagtttgtttttcttgttttcttctTTTGCTTGAGAAACTTATGTTTGTGCTTTATCTGACAATATAGCGTGGTTGCAAAACCCAGATCTGCAGTTTCCACCTTCTTTCTATCCat
This sequence is a window from Salvia splendens isolate huo1 chromosome 5, SspV2, whole genome shotgun sequence. Protein-coding genes within it:
- the LOC121801836 gene encoding cleavage and polyadenylation specificity factor subunit 6-like, whose product is MDPVTDEQLDYGDEEYAGNQKMQFHQGGAIPALAEDEMIGEDDEYDDLYNDVNVGEGFLQMQHSETQAPPVVANSGFQSSKANVPGARVEGVASQDVNSERVANEGNYAAASVQFPDQKSSLPASGGQTQIMDAGQRGRLPEMANNSQAANLGYQGSESMPHKIAEDRLNSSEKVIGEPAQLMYPNMGNTKGVPQIPPNQMNSNANVNINRSMDDEYMVRPSVENGNTMLFVGELHWWTTDSEIESVLIQFGKVKEIKFFDERASGKSKGYCQVEFYDSAAASACKEGMNGHIFNGRACVVAFATPQTIRQMGASYTNKTQGQAQSQPQGRNPVNDAAGRGNGANYPSGDTGRNFGRGGWARGNQAPNRGPGSGPMRGRGGMVNKNMMGYAPGAGGGTYGQGIAGPGFGGPPGMMPPQGMMGPGFDLAFMGRGAGYGGFSGPGSFPGMIPPFQAVNSMGLPGVAPHVNPAFFGRGMNPNGMSMMGTAGMVGPHSGMWNDTNMGGWGGEEHGRESSYGGEDNASEYGYGEASHEKGVRSSAASREKERNSDRDGSSVPEKRHREEREHDGDRYDRDSRRREEKDRYRDYRHKDRESGYDDDWDKGQSSRSRSRSGAVPEDDHRSQSRDADYGKRRRMPSE